Proteins from a genomic interval of Acomys russatus chromosome 19, mAcoRus1.1, whole genome shotgun sequence:
- the LOC127203904 gene encoding zinc finger protein 431-like isoform X2: protein MMLETYRNLTAIGYNWEAHNIAETFAQHRYLQLHKRSHTGEKPYECNQCVKAFAWHGSLQRHETIYRGEKPYECSQCGKAFAWHRSLQMHKRMHTGEKPFECNQCGKAFAWHSHLQSHERIHTGEKPYECNQCGKAFARCSHLQSHERIHTGEKPYECNQCGKAFARHSHLQRHERIHTGEKPYECNQCGKAFAWHSHLQSHETIHRGEKPYECNECGKAFAWHRSLQMHKRMHTGEKPFECNQCGKAFAWHSHLQSHERIHTGEKPYECNQCGKAFAWRSHLQSHERIHTGEKPYECNQCGKAFARHSHLQIHKITHTGEKPYECNQCGKAFAWHSHLQSHDTIHTGEKPYECNQCGKAFAWHSHLQSHERIHTGEKPYECNQCGKAFAWHRSFQKHKRIHTGEKPYECNQCGKAFA from the exons atgatgctggagacctacaggaacctcaCTGCCATAG GGTACAATTGGGAAGCCCATAACATTGCAGAGA cctttgcgcAGCACAGATATCTTCAGCTACATAAAAGAagtcatacaggagagaaaccttatgaatgtaatcaatgtgttAAAGCCTTTGCTTGGCATGGGagtcttcaaaggcatgaaactATTTAtagaggagagaaaccttatgaatgtagtcaatgtggtaaagcctttgcatggcacAGGTCTCTTCAAATGCATAAAAGAAtgcatacaggagagaaaccatttgaatgtaatcaatgtggtaaagcctttgcatggcacagtcatcttcaaagccatgagagaatccatacaggagagaaaccttatgaatgtaatcaatgtggtaaagcctttgcacggtGCAGTCACCTTCAAAGCCATgagagaattcatacaggagagaaaccttatgaatgtaatcaatgtggtaaagcctttgcacgccacagtcatcttcaaagacatgagagaattcatacaggagagaaaccttatgaatgtaatcaatgtggtaaagcctttgcatggcacagtcatcttcaaagccaTGAGACAATTCAtagaggagagaaaccttatgaatgtaatgaatgtggtaaagcctttgcatggcacAGGTCTCTTCAAATGCATAAAAGAAtgcatacaggagagaaaccttttgaatgtaatcaatgtggtaaagcatttgcatggcacagtcatcttcaaagccatgagagaatccatacaggagagaaaccttatgaatgtaatcaatgtggtaaagcctttgcatggcgCAGTCACCTTCAAAGCCATgagagaattcatacaggagagaaaccttatgaatgtaatcaatgtggtaaagcctttgcacgccACAGTCATCTTCAAATCCATAAAATaactcatacaggagagaaaccttatgaatgtaatcaatgtggtaaagcctttgcatggcacagtcatcttcaaagccatgatacaattcatacaggagagaaaccttatgaatgtaatcaatgtggtaaagcctttgcatggcacagtcatcttcaaagccatgagagaatccatacaggagagaaaccttatgaatgtaatcaatgtggtaaagcctttgcatggcacag GTCTTTTCAAAAGcataaaagaattcatacaggagagaaaccttatgaatgtaatcaatgtggtaaagcctttgcatga
- the LOC127203904 gene encoding zinc finger protein 431-like isoform X1, whose product MMLETYRNLTAIGYNWEAHNIAESLHNSRRSRRYIQRHVIIHTGEKPYECNQCGKAFAWHRSLQMHKSIHTEEKPYECNQCGKAFAQHRYLQLHKRSHTGEKPYECNQCVKAFAWHGSLQRHETIYRGEKPYECSQCGKAFAWHRSLQMHKRMHTGEKPFECNQCGKAFAWHSHLQSHERIHTGEKPYECNQCGKAFARCSHLQSHERIHTGEKPYECNQCGKAFARHSHLQRHERIHTGEKPYECNQCGKAFAWHSHLQSHETIHRGEKPYECNECGKAFAWHRSLQMHKRMHTGEKPFECNQCGKAFAWHSHLQSHERIHTGEKPYECNQCGKAFAWRSHLQSHERIHTGEKPYECNQCGKAFARHSHLQIHKITHTGEKPYECNQCGKAFAWHSHLQSHDTIHTGEKPYECNQCGKAFAWHSHLQSHERIHTGEKPYECNQCGKAFAWHRSFQKHKRIHTGEKPYECNQCGKAFA is encoded by the exons atgatgctggagacctacaggaacctcaCTGCCATAG GGTACAATTGGGAAGCCCATAACATTGCAGAGAGTCTTCATAATTCTAGAAGATCtagaag ATATATTCAAAGGCATGTAATAatccatacaggagagaaaccttatgaatgtaatcaatgtggtaaagcctttgcctgGCACAGGTCTCTTCAAATGCATAAAAGTATTCATACagaagagaaaccttatgaatgtaatcaatgtggtaaagcctttgcgcAGCACAGATATCTTCAGCTACATAAAAGAagtcatacaggagagaaaccttatgaatgtaatcaatgtgttAAAGCCTTTGCTTGGCATGGGagtcttcaaaggcatgaaactATTTAtagaggagagaaaccttatgaatgtagtcaatgtggtaaagcctttgcatggcacAGGTCTCTTCAAATGCATAAAAGAAtgcatacaggagagaaaccatttgaatgtaatcaatgtggtaaagcctttgcatggcacagtcatcttcaaagccatgagagaatccatacaggagagaaaccttatgaatgtaatcaatgtggtaaagcctttgcacggtGCAGTCACCTTCAAAGCCATgagagaattcatacaggagagaaaccttatgaatgtaatcaatgtggtaaagcctttgcacgccacagtcatcttcaaagacatgagagaattcatacaggagagaaaccttatgaatgtaatcaatgtggtaaagcctttgcatggcacagtcatcttcaaagccaTGAGACAATTCAtagaggagagaaaccttatgaatgtaatgaatgtggtaaagcctttgcatggcacAGGTCTCTTCAAATGCATAAAAGAAtgcatacaggagagaaaccttttgaatgtaatcaatgtggtaaagcatttgcatggcacagtcatcttcaaagccatgagagaatccatacaggagagaaaccttatgaatgtaatcaatgtggtaaagcctttgcatggcgCAGTCACCTTCAAAGCCATgagagaattcatacaggagagaaaccttatgaatgtaatcaatgtggtaaagcctttgcacgccACAGTCATCTTCAAATCCATAAAATaactcatacaggagagaaaccttatgaatgtaatcaatgtggtaaagcctttgcatggcacagtcatcttcaaagccatgatacaattcatacaggagagaaaccttatgaatgtaatcaatgtggtaaagcctttgcatggcacagtcatcttcaaagccatgagagaatccatacaggagagaaaccttatgaatgtaatcaatgtggtaaagcctttgcatggcacag GTCTTTTCAAAAGcataaaagaattcatacaggagagaaaccttatgaatgtaatcaatgtggtaaagcctttgcatga